The Roseofilum reptotaenium CS-1145 genome has a window encoding:
- a CDS encoding CHAT domain-containing protein: MARRARQETGWRGEKPGLCLTCRFDAKGIANPVSEAPVRPHDRLETEQPTSIVMDEERLEAYLNLIRELLKCPNGEEGRILQENRELVDAEFLQVCATIGEQMAEEGRENEARFLQELVRVLGQGRNREGATPEDYFQFLLEVLATLDSSGDPNVVYPLLQQNLDRFDLTLAESLRAWVSQTLEYMELEQAQSIAAGLGNFGNLIKDCPLGSRAENIEHAIVAYQLALEIYTPQQFPQEWAGIQNNLANAYCESIRGEPAENIEHAIVAYQLALEIYTPQQFPQEWAGTQNNLGDAYRNRIRGERAENIENAIAAFQLALQVRTREAFPQDWARTQHYLAIAYCERIRGERAENIKNAIAACQLALQVRTREAFPQEWANTQICLGAAYSKRIREEPSENLEQAISLYQEVLQVYDRQVFPERWAMTQNNLAVAYSDRIRGGRAENIEKAIAAYQLVLEVYTQKQFPQEWAGTHHNLGSVYYARILGERVENLELAIGCYREALEVTTRAAFPQKHADTLFTLGLAYRDLGQLADAYSVFTQAIDTVEEIRQGIIVGGDGDKQKLAEEWQSLYRNTIEVCLEREDWTGALEYAERSKARNLVELLAATKLQPENIPEDLWHRYRDLYQQWWKLQQMEDSRSSAAPDSITETPTAKLRTLRQQLDRLIDEEITPHDPKFRYSQQITPITYRDIQGLVNPKTVLVEWYITYKGIHSFIVTHQGTHPQVLTTNPDAPERLDALQEDYLEHYLRRAEDWQTQLPHYLQELSDLLEVPTLLAAIPKSCEQLILVPYRALHLFPLHALPLGDCILSDHFPEGIRYAPSSQILQLSLQDNAPVANSRDNENHEVFFALQNPTADLEYTDLEVEAIQTVFTAPTILKQDKATKTEFDNRQPQLATTNIAHFACHGYFNFNNPRSSGLILAGSQLSDTEDPETAKEGSADLSPAIRSRRGTFDADKCLILPEIFNLRLPQCRLVVLSACETAITDISTTTDEYISILAAFFFAGSRHVLGTLWAVNDISTAVFMVRFYETLFAKPSPPVTLALKQTQDWMREVTVARLQDWARGCSLLSETGKARIVGRFAWGYTADYEPYTHPYHWAAFCVTGQ, from the coding sequence TAGAGGCTTACCTGAACTTGATTCGAGAACTGCTGAAGTGTCCCAACGGTGAGGAAGGACGGATCTTGCAGGAGAACCGGGAACTGGTGGATGCCGAGTTTCTCCAGGTCTGCGCAACCATCGGCGAGCAGATGGCAGAAGAAGGAAGGGAGAATGAGGCGCGGTTTTTGCAGGAGTTGGTGCGGGTGCTGGGACAGGGGAGGAACCGGGAAGGAGCAACGCCAGAAGATTATTTCCAGTTCTTATTGGAAGTATTAGCGACTTTAGATAGTAGCGGAGATCCAAACGTGGTTTATCCGCTCTTGCAACAGAACTTAGATAGATTCGATTTAACATTAGCTGAGAGCTTGCGAGCTTGGGTGAGTCAAACTCTGGAGTACATGGAACTAGAACAAGCCCAGAGTATTGCTGCAGGTCTTGGAAATTTCGGTAATTTAATCAAAGATTGTCCATTAGGCAGTCGTGCGGAGAATATCGAACATGCCATTGTCGCTTACCAACTAGCCTTGGAAATTTATACTCCGCAACAGTTTCCTCAAGAGTGGGCAGGAATCCAAAATAATCTGGCAAATGCCTACTGTGAGAGCATCCGAGGAGAGCCGGCCGAGAATATCGAACATGCTATTGTCGCTTACCAACTGGCCTTGGAAATTTATACCCCACAACAGTTTCCTCAAGAGTGGGCAGGGACTCAAAATAATCTGGGAGATGCCTACAGAAACCGCATCCGGGGGGAGCGTGCGGAGAATATCGAAAATGCGATCGCTGCTTTCCAACTGGCCCTACAAGTAAGAACCCGTGAAGCCTTTCCTCAAGACTGGGCAAGAACCCAACATTATCTGGCTATTGCCTACTGTGAGCGCATCCGGGGGGAGCGGGCCGAGAATATCAAAAATGCGATCGCCGCTTGTCAACTGGCCCTACAAGTAAGAACTCGTGAAGCCTTTCCTCAAGAGTGGGCAAATACCCAAATTTGTTTAGGAGCTGCTTACTCTAAACGCATCCGGGAAGAACCCAGTGAGAACTTGGAGCAAGCAATCTCTTTGTATCAAGAAGTCCTTCAGGTATATGATCGCCAGGTTTTTCCTGAACGATGGGCAATGACCCAAAATAATCTGGCAGTAGCTTACTCAGACCGCATCCGGGGGGGGCGAGCGGAGAATATAGAAAAAGCGATCGCCGCTTACCAACTGGTACTGGAAGTATATACCCAGAAACAGTTTCCCCAAGAGTGGGCAGGAACCCACCATAATCTGGGATCGGTTTACTACGCCCGCATCCTGGGAGAGCGGGTGGAGAATCTCGAACTTGCGATCGGCTGTTATCGTGAAGCTCTAGAAGTGACAACCCGCGCTGCCTTTCCCCAAAAACATGCAGATACCTTGTTTACTCTGGGTCTGGCCTATCGAGACCTGGGACAGCTTGCGGATGCCTACTCTGTCTTTACCCAAGCTATCGATACCGTGGAAGAAATACGCCAGGGAATTATCGTTGGTGGCGATGGGGATAAACAAAAACTCGCCGAAGAATGGCAAAGTCTCTATCGCAATACTATCGAAGTTTGCTTGGAGCGCGAAGACTGGACTGGTGCTCTAGAATATGCCGAGCGCAGCAAGGCCCGCAACCTGGTGGAGCTGCTGGCCGCCACTAAGTTGCAACCGGAAAACATTCCGGAAGACCTCTGGCACCGCTACCGCGACCTCTATCAGCAATGGTGGAAACTGCAACAAATGGAGGACTCCCGCAGCAGCGCCGCACCGGATAGCATCACGGAAACCCCTACGGCCAAACTCCGCACCCTGCGCCAGCAACTGGATCGCTTAATTGACGAAGAAATAACGCCCCACGACCCCAAGTTCCGCTACAGTCAACAGATTACTCCCATTACCTATAGGGATATCCAAGGCCTGGTTAACCCGAAAACCGTCCTCGTCGAGTGGTACATCACTTACAAAGGTATCCACAGTTTCATCGTCACTCATCAAGGAACCCACCCCCAAGTCCTGACCACAAACCCGGACGCACCCGAGCGCTTGGATGCACTGCAAGAGGACTATCTGGAACACTATCTACGGCGTGCGGAAGACTGGCAAACCCAGTTACCCCACTATCTGCAAGAATTATCCGACTTGCTGGAGGTTCCTACCCTGCTGGCCGCTATTCCCAAGTCCTGCGAGCAACTCATTCTGGTTCCCTATCGCGCCTTGCACCTGTTTCCCCTGCACGCCTTACCCCTGGGCGACTGTATTCTCAGCGACCATTTCCCCGAAGGCATCCGCTACGCACCCAGCAGCCAAATTTTACAACTCTCTTTGCAGGACAATGCTCCCGTTGCCAATAGCCGGGACAATGAGAACCATGAGGTATTTTTCGCCCTGCAAAACCCCACCGCAGACCTGGAGTATACCGACCTAGAAGTGGAAGCCATTCAAACTGTCTTCACCGCTCCCACTATCCTGAAACAAGATAAGGCCACGAAAACCGAGTTCGACAACCGCCAACCCCAGCTCGCCACCACCAATATCGCCCATTTCGCCTGCCACGGCTATTTTAACTTTAATAACCCGCGCAGCTCGGGCTTAATTCTCGCCGGTTCCCAACTCTCGGATACGGAAGACCCGGAAACGGCAAAAGAGGGCAGTGCCGACCTCTCCCCAGCCATCCGCTCCCGTCGCGGCACGTTCGATGCGGATAAATGCCTCATTCTCCCGGAAATCTTTAACCTGCGCTTGCCCCAATGTCGCTTAGTGGTGCTTTCCGCTTGCGAAACCGCTATTACCGATATCAGCACCACCACGGACGAATATATCAGTATCCTGGCCGCCTTTTTCTTCGCGGGTTCCCGCCACGTCCTGGGAACCCTCTGGGCCGTGAACGATATCTCGACGGCGGTGTTTATGGTGCGCTTCTACGAAACCTTGTTCGCGAAACCGTCTCCTCCGGTTACGTTGGCGCTGAAACAGACGCAAGACTGGATGCGCGAGGTCACGGTTGCTCGGTTGCAAGACTGGGCCCGGGGTTGTTCTCTGCTCTCGGAAACCGGAAAAGCTAGGATCGTCGGTCGGTTTGCCTGGGGATATACCGCCGACTACGAACCCTACACCCATCCCTATCATTGGGCGGCGTTCTGCGTCACGGGACAATGA
- a CDS encoding Calx-beta domain-containing protein — MSLIDNITAQWTATTPFGNNNHYLNNNFSAAGNPLAGAIDGGPVEYNASNGTVVDRYNTFGDGAKSALELGSYIFFTGDDAQGIRRIDNDWTLPLTSYQATTEQTESITTDGTYIYGNDDVNRDRIIKWSVTSNPTDFSLTQQWAQDVGTGGRFRGISYFDHSAAAGDEYIYASDGGGDGGFAERIWAFNADSGTHTAVNFGGTDITVPGTSPGTSSPDRVYQAIVHEYDGRKTLIAVTLNAVHVWDMDSPTTVTAATPTETYTLGTGSNQLLNNSSTALGGDFYGAGARNDQLFLLHGTQVSAYQLAQIPDIALSSPTFAASNVLPGTTNHPLYQLDLAVTTANTQLTGATFTTGGSYVAADIVPNSFELFYSTDTTFDAGDTSLGTQAVVTSGNTLAFTGLSQTINSGNTGTLFLVADIATGATTGNTINIAASTLSDITFTSGNKTGTPTAGGIQTITSPLVISEIMYDPASSEDNWEWIEVYNSGSSTVDLSGYVLDDNNSIAQGSANIASGSIAAGTSAILFNDDDLDASDFEAAWGTGITFIGVTGWSNIELNNTGETVSLWDSFTSYSSDHIAHANAIETVDYSSAGFPDPTGASIYLTNLTADNTVGSNWGTSTVGGSTPLGTGYLSADAGGNSGNDIGSPGGTLSAVTLSSGTISAANVAQGTTNHPLYQLDLAVTTANAQLTSATFTTAGTYAAADIVANSFELFYSTDTIFGNADDASLGTQAVVTSGNTLAFTGLSQTINSGSTGTLFLVADIASGATAGNTINIAAPNLSDIIFTSASKTGTLSASGDQAFDALPTITSITSTTTDGTFGVGGTVNVTVNFSENVTLAGGNLTLNLDSGGTVILSPFSSSNSASGSYTVGTGENSTDLNSTGLTLAGGATLQDTTANNVTLTIPGGQSLADNKALVIDTTAPTVTVEQAVSQGDPTTNSPINYTVTFSEPVTGFATGDVTLGGTAGATIATVTGSGTTYNVAVSGMTGNGTVIGSLAAGVATDIAGNANTASTSTDNMVTFIANSAPVVDLNGGASGIDYSATFTSGGGQVAIVDSTNLTVTDDGANLTNATVSITNLLDGADEVLSVDTSGTSISFSYNTATGVLNLSGSDTVANYQQVLRKIVYNNTAASPNTTARTIEFVANDGSLNSTTATTTLNIALPPTIEFSAASYTSAENVGTSSAIALTRTGNTTSTSTVQVSLTGGTATGGGTDYTSSSFPLTVTFNAGETSKTIDIPVNDDSIDEPGADETVTFSVASLTNTTIGSQNTTTLNITDNDNTPNLSIADVSVNENAGTATFTVSLDAASAQTITVDYASSDGTAVAGSDYTSASGTLTFAAGETSKDITVNISDDSLDESNETFSVDLSNASNATISDAQGVGTITDNDGQPNLSISDVTVNENAGTATFTVSLDAASAQSITVDYASSDGTAIAGSDYTSASGSLTFAAGETSKAITVNISDDSLDEINETFTVNLTNASNASIADAQGKGTITDNDGQPSLSINDVTVNERAGTLTFAISLDAASAQDITVDYASADGTATAGNDYTSTTGSLTFSAGETRQEITVNLTEDSADETDETFTINLTNATNATISDAEGLGTIMDNDVAVVASPFPSPSPSLVTPPSSPNPQVPASPPSNSPVSLSCPPSNSPVVFPALNLTEITREGTVFADILFGNNQNETFLGSADNDWVIALQGNDNINGENGDDWLIANQGTDVIDGGLGNDWIHGGQGNDGVRGGEGNDVIFGERGNDIVEGNDGNDFLSGNTGNDFLDGGLGDDVVHAGQDNDRLAGGEGNDTLFGDLGDDCIHGNLGNDWLLGNQGDDDLRGQGGHDSLWGGEGNDILLGGVGDDVLFGDRGNDLFVLAIGEGRDRIIDFSAGDRLRLSTGLTYTQLTLAQNGDNTIISSNNQVLAILENVMVNTLNENRFFNVV, encoded by the coding sequence ATGAGTTTAATTGATAACATCACCGCTCAATGGACTGCCACTACCCCTTTTGGCAATAATAACCACTATCTCAACAACAACTTTTCAGCCGCAGGCAACCCTCTAGCTGGAGCCATTGATGGCGGGCCAGTTGAGTATAATGCATCCAATGGTACGGTAGTTGATCGTTATAATACTTTTGGTGATGGAGCGAAAAGCGCCCTAGAATTGGGCAGCTATATCTTCTTCACTGGAGATGATGCCCAAGGAATTCGGCGTATCGATAATGACTGGACTCTTCCTCTCACAAGTTATCAAGCCACAACAGAGCAAACTGAATCCATTACCACCGATGGCACGTATATTTATGGGAATGATGATGTTAACCGCGATCGCATCATCAAATGGTCGGTAACCAGTAATCCCACTGACTTTAGCCTAACTCAGCAATGGGCGCAAGATGTGGGCACTGGGGGACGGTTTCGCGGCATTAGCTACTTCGATCATAGTGCTGCGGCGGGGGATGAATACATCTACGCCAGCGATGGTGGCGGAGACGGGGGGTTTGCCGAGCGAATTTGGGCGTTTAATGCGGATAGCGGAACGCATACTGCCGTCAACTTTGGTGGGACTGACATTACTGTGCCGGGAACCTCGCCAGGGACGAGTTCTCCAGATCGAGTTTATCAGGCGATCGTCCACGAATATGATGGTCGGAAAACCTTAATCGCCGTCACCCTTAATGCAGTGCATGTTTGGGACATGGATAGTCCAACCACAGTCACCGCAGCGACTCCAACAGAAACCTACACCCTAGGTACAGGGAGCAACCAACTCCTCAATAATAGTTCTACTGCATTAGGTGGCGATTTTTATGGTGCAGGAGCAAGAAATGACCAGCTCTTTCTCCTACATGGAACCCAAGTCTCTGCTTATCAACTCGCACAAATTCCTGATATTGCCCTATCTTCGCCTACATTTGCTGCCAGCAACGTCCTCCCAGGCACAACCAACCATCCGCTGTATCAGTTAGACCTAGCCGTTACCACCGCCAACACCCAGCTAACCGGTGCAACCTTCACCACAGGCGGCAGTTATGTTGCCGCCGATATCGTGCCCAATAGCTTTGAACTCTTCTACTCCACCGACACCACCTTCGATGCAGGAGATACGTCCCTGGGAACCCAAGCCGTTGTCACCTCCGGCAATACCCTGGCTTTTACCGGACTCTCACAAACCATCAATAGCGGCAACACCGGGACATTATTCCTAGTCGCCGATATCGCCACGGGAGCCACTACTGGTAATACCATCAATATTGCTGCATCCACCCTGAGTGATATCACCTTTACAAGTGGGAATAAAACCGGTACACCTACGGCTGGGGGAATCCAAACGATTACATCCCCTCTGGTTATCTCTGAGATTATGTACGACCCTGCCAGCAGTGAAGATAACTGGGAATGGATAGAAGTTTACAACTCCGGCAGCAGCACCGTCGATTTATCTGGCTACGTCCTCGACGATAATAATAGTATCGCTCAGGGTTCCGCTAACATCGCCAGTGGTTCCATAGCTGCTGGCACGAGCGCCATCCTTTTCAACGACGATGACCTTGATGCCTCTGACTTTGAAGCCGCCTGGGGAACCGGCATCACCTTCATTGGCGTTACCGGTTGGAGTAACATCGAACTCAACAACACTGGCGAGACAGTCAGTTTATGGGATAGCTTTACCAGCTATAGCAGCGACCATATAGCTCATGCTAATGCCATTGAAACTGTTGACTATAGTAGCGCAGGCTTTCCCGATCCAACGGGAGCGTCCATTTATCTCACTAACCTAACCGCAGATAATACGGTTGGCTCGAATTGGGGAACCAGTACCGTTGGCGGCTCCACTCCCCTCGGTACAGGCTATCTCAGTGCTGATGCTGGCGGAAACAGTGGTAACGATATTGGCTCCCCTGGTGGCACGCTTTCTGCCGTAACCCTCTCCTCCGGCACTATTTCCGCCGCCAACGTCGCGCAAGGCACAACCAACCATCCCCTCTATCAACTCGACTTAGCCGTTACCACTGCCAACGCACAGTTAACCAGCGCTACTTTCACCACCGCAGGCACTTATGCTGCTGCTGATATTGTTGCTAACAGCTTTGAACTCTTTTACTCCACTGATACCATCTTCGGCAATGCTGACGATGCTTCCCTGGGAACTCAAGCGGTTGTTACCTCTGGCAACACCCTTGCCTTCACGGGACTTTCGCAAACCATTAATAGCGGCAGCACTGGTACACTCTTCCTCGTCGCCGATATCGCCTCTGGAGCGACTGCTGGCAATACCATCAATATTGCTGCACCTAACCTGAGCGATATTATCTTCACCTCCGCCAGCAAAACGGGAACCCTCAGCGCTTCCGGAGATCAAGCCTTCGACGCACTTCCCACCATCACTTCCATCACCTCTACCACCACCGATGGCACATTCGGAGTCGGAGGCACTGTCAACGTCACCGTCAACTTCTCGGAAAACGTCACCCTTGCGGGTGGCAACCTTACCTTAAATTTAGATAGTGGTGGAACAGTTATCCTCTCTCCCTTTAGCAGCTCCAACAGCGCATCAGGAAGCTACACCGTAGGCACAGGAGAAAACAGCACTGACTTAAACTCAACTGGACTAACCTTAGCGGGTGGCGCAACTCTGCAAGATACCACCGCAAATAACGTTACCCTCACCATTCCGGGGGGACAGTCTCTGGCGGATAATAAAGCTCTTGTCATCGACACCACCGCACCCACGGTAACGGTCGAACAGGCAGTCAGTCAAGGAGATCCTACCACCAATTCCCCCATCAACTACACGGTCACATTCAGCGAACCGGTAACCGGTTTTGCTACGGGAGATGTAACCCTGGGTGGCACTGCGGGAGCAACGATAGCCACGGTGACGGGTAGCGGCACGACTTACAATGTGGCGGTAAGCGGCATGACGGGTAATGGTACGGTTATAGGCAGTTTAGCCGCAGGAGTAGCAACCGACATAGCCGGTAATGCCAATACTGCCAGCACGAGTACGGATAATATGGTCACGTTTATCGCTAATAGTGCGCCGGTTGTGGACTTGAATGGGGGAGCCTCTGGTATAGACTATAGCGCAACCTTTACGAGCGGTGGGGGTCAAGTGGCGATCGTCGATAGTACTAACCTGACAGTGACCGATGATGGTGCTAACCTCACCAATGCTACGGTGAGCATTACTAACCTGCTAGATGGTGCGGATGAAGTCTTGAGTGTCGATACTTCTGGCACGAGCATCAGCTTTAGCTACAATACAGCCACGGGAGTGCTAAATCTCTCCGGTAGCGATACGGTAGCGAATTACCAACAGGTTCTCCGCAAAATAGTATACAACAACACGGCTGCCTCTCCCAATACAACCGCGCGAACCATTGAGTTTGTAGCCAATGACGGCAGCCTGAATAGCACCACAGCCACAACGACTCTTAACATTGCCCTGCCTCCCACCATAGAATTTTCAGCCGCCAGTTACACCAGCGCTGAAAATGTGGGAACCAGCAGTGCGATCGCCCTTACTCGCACAGGCAACACCACAAGTACATCGACAGTACAAGTTAGCCTGACGGGAGGAACAGCAACGGGTGGTGGAACTGACTATACGAGCAGTAGTTTCCCGCTAACCGTGACGTTTAATGCTGGAGAAACCAGCAAGACGATCGATATTCCGGTTAATGATGATAGCATCGATGAACCGGGTGCAGATGAAACGGTGACGTTTAGTGTGGCGAGTTTAACCAATACCACCATTGGCAGTCAAAATACAACAACACTGAATATCACTGACAATGACAATACTCCCAACCTATCGATAGCCGACGTAAGCGTCAACGAAAATGCCGGCACAGCCACCTTTACCGTTTCCCTTGATGCAGCCAGCGCCCAGACTATAACCGTAGATTATGCTAGTAGCGATGGGACGGCAGTAGCCGGAAGTGACTACACCAGCGCTAGTGGCACATTAACCTTTGCAGCAGGAGAAACGAGTAAAGATATTACCGTTAACATCTCCGACGACAGCTTAGACGAAAGTAATGAAACCTTCAGTGTTGACTTATCCAATGCTAGTAATGCCACTATCAGCGACGCTCAAGGTGTGGGGACGATAACTGATAATGATGGACAACCTAACTTATCCATCAGCGACGTAACCGTAAATGAAAATGCGGGTACAGCAACATTCACCGTTTCCCTTGATGCAGCCAGCGCTCAATCTATTACCGTAGATTACGCCAGTAGCGATGGGACGGCAATAGCCGGAAGTGACTACACCAGCGCTAGTGGTAGCTTAACCTTCGCAGCGGGAGAAACGAGTAAAGCAATTACCGTTAACATCTCCGACGACAGCTTAGACGAAATCAATGAAACGTTTACGGTTAATTTAACGAATGCGAGTAATGCAAGTATCGCTGATGCTCAAGGAAAGGGAACAATAACTGATAATGATGGACAACCGAGTTTATCCATCAATGATGTAACCGTAAATGAAAGGGCCGGAACGCTCACTTTTGCCATCTCCCTTGATGCAGCCAGTGCCCAAGATATTACTGTAGACTATGCCAGTGCCGATGGTACAGCCACAGCCGGAAATGATTACACGAGTACCACAGGTAGTTTAACGTTTTCAGCCGGAGAAACCCGTCAAGAAATTACGGTTAATCTGACTGAGGATAGTGCGGATGAAACGGATGAAACATTTACGATTAATTTAACGAATGCGACTAACGCTACTATCAGTGATGCTGAAGGTTTGGGAACCATTATGGATAATGATGTGGCGGTAGTAGCATCTCCATTTCCATCTCCATCCCCGTCTCTAGTAACTCCTCCTTCTTCACCTAATCCTCAAGTTCCGGCTTCTCCACCGTCGAATTCTCCCGTATCCTTAAGTTGCCCACCCTCTAATTCTCCTGTGGTTTTTCCAGCGCTGAATCTGACAGAAATTACACGGGAAGGAACTGTTTTTGCTGATATTTTGTTTGGCAATAATCAGAATGAAACATTTTTAGGGAGTGCGGATAATGATTGGGTCATTGCTCTGCAAGGCAATGATAACATTAATGGTGAAAATGGGGATGATTGGTTAATTGCTAATCAAGGAACAGATGTGATTGATGGGGGGTTGGGGAATGATTGGATTCATGGTGGACAGGGAAATGATGGGGTGCGCGGGGGGGAAGGAAATGATGTGATATTTGGAGAGAGGGGGAATGATATTGTAGAAGGTAATGATGGCAATGATTTTCTGTCTGGGAATACGGGAAATGACTTTCTCGATGGTGGTTTAGGGGATGATGTTGTCCATGCTGGACAGGATAACGATCGCCTGGCTGGGGGTGAAGGCAATGATACCTTGTTCGGTGATTTGGGCGATGATTGCATTCATGGTAATTTAGGAAACGATTGGCTGCTCGGAAATCAAGGAGATGATGATTTACGAGGACAGGGGGGACATGATAGCCTTTGGGGAGGTGAAGGCAATGATATCTTGTTGGGAGGAGTTGGGGATGATGTATTATTTGGGGATAGAGGCAACGATCTCTTTGTGCTGGCAATAGGAGAAGGAAGGGATCGCATCATAGACTTTTCCGCTGGCGATCGCCTCAGATTATCGACAGGCTTAACTTATACTCAGCTCACCCTAGCCCAAAATGGCGACAATACAATTATTTCTAGCAATAACCAGGTTTTAGCCATCCTAGAAAATGTAATGGTTAACACTCTAAACGAGAACCGCTTTTTCAATGTTGTTTAG
- a CDS encoding ABC transporter permease — MTILWGEWLDLRVRLAPVAASGLVSPLIYILAFGLGLGSTLDRAMTPPIGNSYLEFILPGMVALSSMTISFAGTVFSICGERLYTKNFEEMLLMPVHPLALYLGKMLAGVVRGLMTSGSVILVAVLFTGKFWSFLNPLFLVLIILNCAVFAGLGVLVGLQVKSLETVGLYNNFLIIPMSFLGGTFFDPSTLPTVLKGIVYLLPLTYTTLGLRSAAYDIGQFPWYSIPALLVMAIALSLVGAGQFTTQQD, encoded by the coding sequence ATGACTATTTTATGGGGAGAATGGCTAGATTTGCGGGTTAGACTGGCACCCGTGGCGGCATCTGGCTTAGTCTCTCCCTTAATCTATATTCTTGCTTTTGGTCTGGGACTCGGTTCTACCCTCGACCGAGCGATGACTCCCCCCATAGGGAATAGCTATCTAGAGTTTATTTTACCGGGGATGGTCGCCCTTTCTTCAATGACCATTAGTTTTGCCGGAACGGTATTTTCTATTTGTGGGGAACGTCTCTATACGAAAAACTTTGAGGAAATGTTGTTAATGCCCGTTCATCCGTTGGCGTTATATTTGGGTAAAATGTTGGCAGGAGTGGTACGCGGGTTAATGACTTCGGGTTCTGTGATTTTAGTCGCGGTTCTATTTACGGGCAAGTTTTGGAGTTTTCTAAATCCCTTATTTTTAGTCCTGATTATCCTTAATTGTGCCGTTTTTGCTGGCTTAGGGGTATTAGTCGGGTTACAGGTGAAATCGTTAGAAACGGTAGGGCTTTATAATAATTTTCTGATTATCCCCATGTCGTTTTTAGGGGGGACATTTTTCGATCCATCTACCCTGCCCACGGTTCTGAAAGGAATTGTTTATTTACTGCCTCTAACTTATACTACGTTAGGCTTGCGATCGGCTGCCTATGATATCGGTCAGTTTCCCTGGTATTCTATTCCAGCACTGCTGGTTATGGCGATCGCTCTTTCCCTAGTTGGCGCTGGTCAGTTTACCACCCAACAAGACTAA
- a CDS encoding calcium-binding protein yields MNNPINPSNIAQSLEPVFTVAQEYLNLLSPNSNLNLQTVQTQINQLIGLLPLVQSSTNPLFVQQGLGQALGPNGLGWLQDINGDNTVNSQDITITSAQNNNIAFQAQLKPPIPPLTLTPEIANSLGLPNLGINVNSSASLVFDAQLQANFGWEGDRGFYVDTSPPNELTLQVNGGVLNVSLTSPLGSVQFIPQNNSSNLSGTVLIDVQDIDSNPTDNRIYLTDLSSIDPNQLLNTLMGASATNPTLNALINGLNSLLTPIPPGTPGNDVIEGTPIGDRIFGLQGNDLLFGGFGNDEIYGNPDNDTLLGNASNDLIHGGQGNDWLYGGQGNDTLSGDNGNDTLSGDLGADILTGGLGADVFMLRTSAAVNDILQADFITDFQVGIDRIALTPGTNPQNLILDDIAGNTVIRLSASGPILGIIGNVPPNSLEANSLIPIDMGMVS; encoded by the coding sequence ATGAACAATCCAATTAACCCCTCGAACATTGCCCAAAGTCTTGAGCCAGTCTTCACCGTCGCTCAAGAGTATTTAAACTTACTCTCTCCCAATTCTAATCTCAATCTCCAAACCGTTCAAACTCAAATTAATCAATTAATCGGATTACTGCCCTTAGTTCAAAGCAGTACGAATCCACTGTTTGTACAACAAGGATTAGGGCAAGCTTTGGGGCCCAATGGTCTAGGTTGGTTACAGGATATCAACGGTGATAATACGGTCAATAGCCAAGATATCACCATCACCTCAGCGCAAAATAATAATATTGCCTTTCAAGCCCAACTTAAACCTCCGATTCCTCCTTTAACCCTGACTCCTGAAATTGCCAACAGTCTCGGTTTACCCAACTTGGGTATTAATGTGAATAGCTCTGCTTCCTTAGTCTTCGATGCACAATTACAGGCTAATTTCGGATGGGAAGGCGATCGCGGATTTTATGTCGATACTTCACCACCCAATGAACTAACCCTGCAAGTCAATGGGGGAGTTCTCAATGTTAGTCTGACCTCTCCCTTGGGTTCAGTGCAATTCATTCCTCAAAATAACTCCTCTAACCTGAGTGGAACTGTTCTGATTGATGTTCAAGATATCGATAGCAACCCTACAGATAATCGTATTTACTTAACTGATTTATCCTCAATTGACCCCAATCAACTCCTCAATACTTTGATGGGAGCGAGCGCCACTAATCCCACTTTAAATGCCCTGATTAATGGGTTGAATAGTCTTCTGACTCCTATTCCCCCAGGTACTCCAGGGAATGATGTAATTGAAGGCACACCCATTGGCGATCGCATTTTCGGTCTACAAGGCAACGATCTCCTCTTCGGTGGATTTGGCAATGATGAAATCTATGGTAATCCCGACAACGACACCCTTCTGGGCAATGCCAGTAATGACCTTATCCATGGGGGACAAGGGAACGATTGGCTCTATGGGGGGCAAGGAAATGATACTTTAAGCGGCGATAATGGCAACGATACCCTAAGCGGCGATCTAGGGGCAGATATCCTCACGGGAGGACTCGGAGCAGATGTCTTTATGCTACGCACCAGTGCCGCCGTCAATGATATTCTACAAGCTGATTTCATTACCGATTTTCAAGTGGGGATCGATCGCATCGCCTTAACCCCAGGAACTAATCCCCAGAATCTCATCTTAGACGATATTGCTGGCAATACAGTCATTCGTCTGAGTGCCTCTGGCCCGATTCTCGGTATCATCGGTAATGTGCCGCCCAATAGTTTAGAGGCCAATAGTCTTATCCCTATTGATATGGGAATGGTTTCCTAG